The Scylla paramamosain isolate STU-SP2022 chromosome 20, ASM3559412v1, whole genome shotgun sequence nucleotide sequence AACAGGGAGgcaaggtgtgtgtatgtgtgtgtgtgtgtgtgtgtgtgtgtgtgtgtgtgtgtgtgtgtgtgtgtgtgtgtgtgtgtgtgtgtgtgtgtgtgtgtgtgtgtgtgtgtgtgtgtgcatgcatgcatgcacacatTAGTTGCCACTTTTGTGAGGTGCAGTTTATGTTAGAGTCATGGGTTTACACAGAAGTCATGAATCCTATTTGTACTGTGGTTTTAactcatatatataaataccaAGAGATTTTAAGATGTGAGTTAACTTAGCTTATTATGAGATAATCATAGACTTATTGAGAACAGAAGCAGGGCATATGGAAGAGTAAAAAATTTTGATTgctttgacagagagagagagagagagagagagagagagagagagagagagagagagagagagagagagagagagagaaatttgttaTGCTTTGTAAGGTTTGTTTGCAAATGTTACATGTCTTCAGAAATAGGAGAGCACGTTTCTTCCTACCTTGGATGAGAGTTACCTGTGATGTCTCCCcagatgtgtgtatgtgtgtgtgtgtgtgtgtgtgttagtcaccTTGTTGTCGTGGTTCATAGAAGTAAGCAGTCCTTTGTGGGAAAGCTCCAGCAGGGGGGGAAGGAAAGTTTTCCAAGAGCATTAAGAGTGTAAAGGATGAGGGTTCTTGGTGAAAAATATGGTGTTTACTTGTAATAATATTGACTTGGATATGTAATGTAATGTTTCTCTTTTCAGCTGCACAGTAAGCGGTTAACTCTCTTGGTGGTTTGAAGTGAAAAGATGTCAGAAACGGCTTTGAAATTTGGCCCAGAGTGGCTACGAGTCCTGTCCCACGGCGGTAGTGTGTCCTCTCCACCACCCAGCCCGGGAGTCAACAAGATGAAGGTCAGTGGCTGTGCCTCTGTCTCGGGAAACTTCAAAAGGAGAACTGACAGCAAAGGAGTGGGAGATACTTCAAGAACATTTTGCCTTGCTAGCAGGTCACCTTTAGGGTGTTTCACTACATTTATAGCATGCAGTGTCAGTAATTTGGGAGCTCCAGTAGTAAGATTAAGAACATTTATTGACTTTCATTTGGATCTTTGTGTTTAGGCAAAACATTATTGATTTTTTGCAAGCTAGAGAAAAATTTGAACAAAGGAAAGTGGATATATTGGTTTTTAGAAAGGTGGCATTTAGTTGGTGTGGTAAGACGCTGTACTGCTAGCAGAGGGCAGAACATCGCTATGGTCGGGAGGAGATGTTGGCACTCTTCAATAAGCATCAAAGTCCACCAGATGGAATGCAAGCGCTTGGCTCGTTGTATGTCGACAAGGCTCAAGAACCACTGGCTTTCATACCCATGAATGAGGAAGAACAGGTAAGACAGAAGAGTGTGTGTAAGTCCCTCTGAATTATTCCCTGGGAAAAAAGTTACTTTGGAACAAGTATAGAACAGAATTTTTGTTTCAATTCTAGTTTACAAAAGATAGATCCCTTTGATTTCAATGGAATTCCTCAAAAATCCATGTGGAAACAATATTAAAATTACATTTTTTGAAAAACCATTTTAATGTTCTTTCCAGCTGTActtaaaaaatgatgaaaatctAATGATTAACGTagcagaacattaacaaaaagtatTGCCTAGAGCTGAGTGCAGCTGAGTATCTCACTGGCACTAACAGCTTGTGGGATCTTCAAAGTGAAAACTTTAAAGATCCTGTGTAGAGATATCTTTTTGAAGTTTGTCATCTAGTGTagcatttatatttttaaaatgATTCACTGGCTACTTCAATCTTCTGCTGATGTgagaaatgtttcctttctatttttcagCGTATGTGGCAGAGAGGGGTAAACAGTGATGTAGTGCTTCGTCAGGCTGGGCGTGCTCCTGTCAATGGGGTggggagaggacgaggaggcagTGTGGATCGGGGTCGGGGACGCGGCAGGGGTACTGCCTCTTATTACACTCGTGGGCTCAGCTATGATGAAGAGGTGGAACCACGGGGCCATAAAGAAGGAGGACCACCCGGCATTGGCATTAGGTAGGATCAAGATGTTTTATTTTGTCAATTTTCAATACAACTAATCTTTTGCTGCATAAGGAGAAAGGATCCTTGAAGAGTAGATCATTATATATGCTTATTGAATGGCAGTAGCTAAGTCTCATTCAGTAaagttatttacttttcatagtttttaaattcatttaaGGAGACTCACCAATGATTCTAAGTTCAATAATTTGAATACTAAGGTAACATTTCTGAAGTGACTCAAGAGACCATTGCTTGTTCCCAGAAGTAAACCCTATGAGAGGTCGCAGAGTGTGCATGAGCAAAGGCCTTGGAGTGAGCGGGCCCCCGCTGGCACAGTGCCAGGGGTTGGTGTTGTGCCTGAGGACCGCAATGGAGCAGTATCACCACGGAAGGAGCAGGGACGGGCCTCCACAGAGAACTGGAGGTCCCGGGCTGGTGAAAATGATGACAGTGAACGCTGGAGGGGAGTTGGGGGCGGCCGGAGTGAAAAGTGGGGTTAGTTTGAATCTGTAGTGTTTGCTTTTATCTATCTTAAGATTTCTTGCTCTGTGATACAGTGTTCAGTGACTTGGTGGATCAGTGACTAGCACACTTGTCCTATTGTGTGGGCCTGGGTGTAAGTGAAATGTGTATGCTTAGTTATATGTCTATAATCAAGTACATTTGGCTTgtacttttcctttatctctctataTCTTGTTTTCCTGTAACATTTAATtgtcactaatttttttttactatctcgTCCCAGGTCCTCGTGGGTGGCGTGAGCGAGAGAATGGGCTGGAGGGTGACTGGGAGGAGGGGTTAGGGCGGGGCAGTACCCGAGGGATGCCTGCCTCATCACGGGGCATGCGGCAACCCTGGGACGAGAAAGATGGGCATTTCCGCAAGTCCTGGGATGAGGACAATTTGCCAGAATGGTGAGGAGCATGATGAAAAATGTGATGTGGAGGCATTAATTGGAATGTTGGATAGAGAAAGatggatttattattttttactggaAGACTAATGCATATAAGTATTATGTGTTACTGTTGGAAGTATTTTACAACTGATTATTACTTAGAAATTTTGAATGTTACAATGCCTTGCTCATTAAGAGAAGCTGAGGTGGACACCATCAGTTTTCATCGCTGATAGAGAATGTCTCTCTCCAGGTATATCGTCCGAGCAACTGAAAACTCTGATGAGAAAGGTGGGAGTTTTGATGCTTCTGGTGCCTTCCATGGACCAGGATCTGGGTGGTCTGATGAGGAGGAGCCCACAGCTGAGGGGCGCGGCTGTGGCCCTGGCAGACCTCGTCAGAAGTCCTCCAGCCCTGACAAAGGCATTTTACCTGAGAACTCTGCAACTGACAAAGCAGAGGCTGGCAAGGGTCAGGATGACTCTGAGTCACTGGAGGAGAAGgcacagaagaaaggaatagaggaggagccTCAGCCTAGACACTCCCCAATGAACAATGGGATGGACCCTGCTCAAGCTCTTCACCCGCCTATTGATTCCATACCCTCTGAGGTGCATTTCTTTAACATATATGTAGGTTATTTTTCCATCACACAACCCCAGTTTTGTTTAAATGCAACATTAATTTTGCTGCTTTGCATATTCATGAAATATTTTTCCTGAAATCTTGCTTCTGCTTAGTTTCTTTGTGCAAACAAACCAATGCTGATTATATACTAATCTTTAACTAACTCTTATGTATGATTGTGAACTTGTGAAATAATTTTGATTTTTGAAATATGAATGTGTTTGTATATACATGGATGCCATGTCCTGGCTGTCCCCTTTTAAAGGGAATGTCAGCCTGGTGTACTGATAGTTTAAAAGTGCAGCTATAGTTTTATCTGGATATCTGACAAAGGTGCAAGTTTTTGGCTGAATTTGTTACAATTACAACATTTCTGAGAAGCCACCTTAGTGCAGTATGAACCTGGGTATGTGTTAGAAAGATAATTTTCTAAATGGATTTTTGTATGTGATGGAAACATGGAAAAATGTTGACTTAACTTTATCTGTGTTTGACACTCATCACAGATTAGTAATGATGATTGCTGATTAGATTTAGTCATAGTGAATGTGGAGTCTTAAGATAGGGAAAGGGATGGTTGATTAACTTTTGATTCTTGAGCAATACTGAATTTTGGAACATGAAAATATGCTGGAATAGCCTGGGAGAGCAATATGAATTTCATGTAATTTGTAGATTATGGCAATGAGACAGTAGTTGCGATTGCAATGGCTGTATTTCTGAAGCTCTTCACTGCTGACAGGGATCAACCACAgaagaatcacaaggcagggaAGAGAACAGGGGAAGCCCAAATGAGATGGAGCCGGGCAATGTCATTCCTGAAGCCATGATGAATGGTGTGGCCTCAGAGGAAGAGAGCAGTGGGAGGGAGGCCCCAGCACCACCCCCATTCCAGGGTGGAGTGGGACCAGTCCCAGTCCCAGTCCCAGTGCAAGCACAGAACTCTGAGGGTCCAGAACCTGTGCCTGGGTTGGGACGGGAGcaccagggggaggaggagaagctggagCACATGCAGAGTGTTGCAGATGACTTGGTGGCAAAGCTGGTTGAAGAAGATGATCCTCGCCCCCGGTCCAACCCTCCCAACCCTGGTGTGACACCCCCAGGGCAAATGGGGCCCATGCCTGAGCCAGCACCCCATCCCACTCACACTGCCACGGAGGACAAGTGGTACTACACTGACCCTCAGGTAGGCAGTGGGTGGCAGCCTTCTGTATACtactagtttttttctttcatggtcTGCTGAGCATCTGCTTATTATGagaaacatgaatgaaaaaagtCCTAAACATAATGTGACACcagtcattaccatcatcagcaGAATTGTTCCAATTCCACTTGGGAAGAATTCCAAGAAAACCATAACCATTAATGTGAGCCACTCCACTTGCTATATAAGATGTCACAAATGACTACAATTTGTATTTAGAGTTACTGATGTGTGAATGTTGCTGTAGAATCAACAAGTagcattttatatatatgaaaaatattaatgaattgTGAATATTTCAGGGTGAGATTCAGGGTCCCTTCTCCTCAAACGACATGGCAGAGTGGTACAAGGCCGGCTACTTCACCCCGAGCCTGCTGCTTAAGCGCGATTGTGATGACCAGTTTGCTCAGCTGGGGGACCTTACCAGGGTTTTTGGTAGGGTGCCCTTCATTCCAGGACCTCCAGTTCCTCCCCTTAAGGTAAGAGACAAGTTTCTATCTCTCAGTAAAGAGCTCCATAAATGACCATGAATAAAATTGATAATTCTACTGTTAAGTGTTGCAGGAACCATTTTATAAAGTCATTTTGTGTAGTTTCTGAGTGcttgattctttttttaatacagATATTGTCATCTGCTTACTTGTATCTTTGTTTGCATTGTCCAGCCTataatttcaccttttttttgaTGACAGCCATGAATAACCAAGTTGATATCCTTAGTCCTTTCATGTTTCTTGGACACAGGCATTTTTCAAGTAAATACTAACTAAATTCTTGTAAATTTGTGCCTGTCATCCCAAAATATATGATTTGCAACTTCAGTGGCTATGGTGCTTGTAAAACAGTAAGCAAAAATGGTCTTATTTATGACTTCAGCTACCAGAACTGCTGGCAGCACAGAAGCAGCAGGCTGAAAGAGAGCGCTTGGAGTTGCTACAGACTTATATGTTGCAGAAGCAAGTTTACCAACAGCAGATTGCTGCCAGGTGGGTCTTTGTGCGTCTTCATTCCTGGGTATTGGCTGCTGTGTTATGTTGATAGTGAACCTAATAGCATCACttagggatgggagtgacaaTGTCAGAAGCAATTTTGTCAGTGCATGACACATGTGTATAAATAATGGCTGATGAGATAATGTCTTCATTTCCCCAGACAACAAGTGTTACAAAAGCTACAAAGTCTTGAGGAGTGGAGCACACTCAACCccatccagcagcagcagttgttcATGCAGCACATGATGACTATGTTCCCTGGCCACCCTCCCATCCCCCCCACAGTGCCTCCATCCACTGCCATACCTCAGACCACCCAGGTGTCCGCCCCCATCCCTGACCCAAGGATTGTTGCTGGACCAGATCCTAGAATCCTGCCGGGCCCTGCTGGACCACCATCCTCTAAACCTCAGGATCCCATACAAGCTCTTGTTGCACAAATGGTAAGAGGTCCATCTactggtgtgttgtgtgtcacTACTTGTGTAACCTTGTAAAGATGAGAAGTGGTCTACATCACATCCTGAAGGGAAGAATGTGAAGATGTAATAAAGAAAGGTTATAGGAAAAGATAGGAGATAATTACAAAGTTATTTAAACAATCCAtatttttatttgcttcttgCAGCAAACCAACTCCATTACCAATAACACAGCCATGACCAGCTCCTGTGAGGGGTTGCTGACCTCCCAGCTAACAGCAACATCCATGGCAGCTGAAAACCCCCTGCAGAAATTATTGATGCAGCTGCAGAGGGGACAGCAGCCTGGAATGGGACCAATGGGAGGAGGcccagtaggaggaggagcccTGGGAGTGGGTATGGCAGGAGCAGCGGGGGGAGTAGGGGGAGTGACAGCTCCCTCAGTGGCCACGCCTCCCACAACCGTGCCAACAATAGAGAAGCCGCCTGAGCAGCAGTTTGATGCCATCCAGTCCCTCATGCAACAGCTCACCAACATGCAGACTCCAGCACAGGACCAGATACAACAGGTAATGGCAGCAtagcaaaataaaaattgatgATCAAAATTCAATTTAGAAAACTGAAAGTGGTGTTCTTGACATTGGCCTAAGGAGGAGAGATATCATTGAATCACTGTATACTTAGATGTAACTTAAAAATATTTCTATTGCAGCTCTTAACCCCTGAGAGACAGGTGACAAATTTTTCTGGCCCCCAGGCAAAGGATGGATGATCAAATTATCTAGTCAGCATTTCAAGGAATTTGAACTTGTCACTGGGATTTAGGAGTTACTGTACCTCCAAGCCTGATGTAGAACTTGTCCCCTTAGGGTTCCATGTCCATGTGACTCAAGGCAtggctatgcatgcattttgcgaTTTTTCTGCCTCCAATTCTTCATCTAAATATACCTGGCCAATGATTTTGATTCCCTTAGTGAGAGTGTACTTTAATGGAGCTAGATGTTACTGTGCCATTTCTTGGAAGTAGTGTTAGTTTTGATGACAGTGAGACCAGCAGTATTGGTGGCAGAGCCTGAAGCCACTAGCGAAACCCCTTGAACTACACCTCACTCATTTCTCAAAtatttgatttaatttaatttaatttttttttatgtagaagggacaccagccaagggcaacaaaataaaaaaaaaaaaaaaaaatagcccacCGAGATCCTGGTTCGTGAATAGGGTCTgaagcggtagtcagaaattgaaggataagtgtcttgaaatctccctcttgaatgagttcaagtcataggaagtggaaatacaaaagcaggcagggagttccagagtttaccagatcaAGATCCctttgagaatattggttaagttgtgcattagagaggtggacagaatagggttgagagaaagaagaaagtcttgtgcagcaagcccacaggagggggggaggcatgcagttagcaaaatcagaagagctgTTATCATAAAAATAGTgctagaagatagctagagatgcaacttagtggtgatgagaaagaggctgaagacagtcagtcagagcagaggagttgatgagatgagaagcttttgattccaccctgtctaaaaatgagtggaacctccccaagGCATGTGAAGCATGGGAATTGACTACAAATTATCACTGGGAGGCTTTGGGCTTGAGACAGATTAAGAAGGAAGTGGGGATAAGTATGATCATATTAAGTAAAGCCATCAACCTTGTCACAACTGtgtaattaataataaagaaataaagtaagcaaaatccaataaaatgtaaaaacttACTCAGCTAAGGTGAGAACACTCTTGCCACACATCCTTGTACTTTGGGGATTAATGTTAGTTATTTTTAAGGCAATTCCATTGTGCTGACTTGTGATGTCATGATCTGGATGGTCTATGTGAAGGGCattgtcaggtgtgtgtgtgtatatatatatatatatatatatatatatatatatatatatatatatatatatatatatatatatatatatatatatatatatatatatttatatatataatacaccaTTAGGACCGTATGCCATTCATGTCGTGCTGGTAATTTTAACGGGTAATCAAATAAATTTGTGTCATTTCTAGAGTTGGAAGTGTCACAAGCAAAATAGCTTGTAATGTTAGGTTTTTGATGGAAACACAAAACTCTCTGCAGGAGGAGCAGCGCAGACGTGATGAAGACCAGaagagaatagaggaagagaggaagctgtTGGAAGACCAAAAGAGagctgaagaagagagaatcaAAATTGAGGAACTCAGGTAGGTCATATTTTGTGTGGACTTGGGGTTCTATTAATGATATGTGCCTTAGTACCTGTAGgtgaaaaagtgtataataGAGCATGGAAACATTCTTGTGCATATGAAAACATTCTTGTAATATAGTATTCATGTACTGAAAGCATTGTTATCCTCTTTTCAGGCTGAAGGAGGAACTGAagaggcaggaggagcagagaagAAGCCTGGAAGCACTGCGACGCCAGCATGAGGAGGAGGctcagaggctggaggaggagaggaggaagatcatGGAGGAGCAGATAAGAAGgcaggaggagatgagaagaattgaagaggagaaggttaggaaagaagaggagcagaaaaaaTTGAAAGTAAGTATATCAATAATTTCTTACAAGGAGTAAGGTTCGGTATATATTAGTAGATTGTTTTGTAAGAGCTTTGGGGAAGGTGTTCATTGCTTTGTTCTCTTTAGGATCAACAGATGAATGAAGCCAAGCGGAGACAAGAGGAGCAGCTGCGCCGCCAAGAGGAACACAggcgacaacagcagcagcaacaacagcagcagcagcagcagcagcagcagcagcagcagcagcatcaacaacagcagcagcagcagcagcagcatcaacaacagcagcagccacagcatcaacagcagcagcaacaacagcaacaacaacagcaacaacaactacttcagcagcaacagcagcagcagctgcttcaacagaagcagcaagaagaagcagccaagaggaaagaggaagctaGAAGACAAGAGGAACTCCGtagacagcaggaggaggaaagaaagagacaggaggaagagaggagaaggtaaAAATTATAGTAGAAAATAACTCCCTACAAGTAATTAATTTAAGATGCAAAGTATCTGTTTTATATAACTTTTTAAAATGCATGACTTCAGTACTCATGAGCAACTTCAGCAGCCATCACAAAGACTGAATCAGGACCTCCCAACTTTAGTCACAGTACTGTACTATCTCTGCAAAGTCCTGCTTTGAATATTTAAAATTTCATCTCTACTTTTTGGGATGCTGTTAGTCTACACAACGCTATAGTGATCCTACAGTTGCTTAATATTGTCATTGCTTGTGGCaggcgagaagaggaggaggaagaagcaagacAGCAAGCACAAATccaggaggaaatgaggaggattGCCCTAGAAGAGGAACGGAGACACATGCAACAGgtcagtggaggaagagtcaggaaagaataaaaggagtcACTAATCCATTAGGTTTCTCTATTGACTGATGTATACTTTGGTACTGTTGTTTTAGCATAAGATGCAGACATCTTTGCTTTGCATTATATGATatgctttttcttgttttacatgtctcaggtggaggaagaggagcgtcAGAGACAggctgaggaggaagacaggagacaCCAACACCTTTTGCATCTAAAGAATATCCTACCTGCCTGGAATACACAGAACCCAGCTCCAGCCCCTGAGGCAGCCCCAGCGCCCTCCCTGGCTGATATTCAGCGTgcccaggaggagaaggagaggagggtgagcaTCTCCAGTGTACTGGCAAACACATGTAGTATAGCTATGCATGTTCGTTACCTAGCATTAGGTAGTCTAGAGTTGTCGTAAGTAGGTGCTATTTTTCTCTCAGGAACGGGAAGTGGAGCTCCAgatgcagcagcagcggcagagGGATGCCCAGAGACAGGCAGCAGAAGAGGCACGTCAGAAGAACTCTGGCCTGAAGTGGGCTGCCAAGGCTCAAGCCaatcctgctcctgctcctgtcAAGTCTCTCCTGGAGATTcaagcagaggaggaaaaggagctaAAGAAAGTAAGCACTTGTATTGGGGATAGAAGGTAGTGATGAGATTTTTAGAACAGTACATCGTGTCCTAAATATTCATGAGGATTGTATTTTGTCTTAAGTGAAAGTATGTCAAAAGCTAGGTTTCTTGAACTTGCATAATTCTGATAGTGGTCATTAGTTTTAAAACTAATTTATTTTTAGATTACAAATTATATACCTAATTCttgttacacaaaaaaaatatttatcaatgatcAATTTCAAGTTGCACACAGTTAATAATTGAATCTGTGGCACATAGCGCCAAGAGAAGGAGGCAGCTGAGCGAGCAGCAGCAGTCAGCCACATGAGTTTGGGGGCGGCAGGTGTGTGGGGCTCTGCCATGTCCAACCTTTCCTGGGCCAGCCGTGCCTCCACTGTGGGGACAACTGCGGCCAGCCACCAGTCTAGTCAACAGGTGTGTGGTAGGCAGTGTGGGTGACAGAGGTGCCCTTGATCAGTTGTTAGTATAGCAAATTTCAACTTGTAGTGATGTGGTCTGTTAGGTGTGCTTAGTATAAGTTGCCATAAAAGGAATCCAGACTTGGTTAGGCAAGTGCATCTTCTTGCATGAGATTAATTTCCTTTAAATGAATATCTGATATAGTGTTTAGTACCTTTCAATAAAATGTTTGCTGTTGATGTATCGAATTGTAAGCTTATTGTAGATGTATCTATTGTGGTTATGAGGCAAACATTAATGATTATAATCTTGTGGCAGTGGGGTGGAAACAGTGGTGGTCAGTCAGCTGGAGGTGGTTTGTGGAACAATACAAGCCAGCCTGCTGCAGTCACTACCTCCAACCCCGGCCAATCCGTCTGGAACAATGATCACTCCTCCATCTGGAACCATGCTGACAACTCATCATCCACTGGTGAGATACTGACCcttttcttgtctgtctttTAGTTCTGCAATAGGTAACATGCTTTGTTACAGGTTTCCTTGATAACTGTGTGATGGCTTTATAATGAGAGTAGGTATTTGAGGTTCATGTCATCTACCTCTAAGTTAACATCAGCTATTCAAATCACTGCACCATCAGCTGAGATTAAGTGTACCATATTGTGTCTTACTGAAAACCAATCTCTTCCCTACTGCAGAAGGTAACTGTGGGGTTCAGGCTCTGTACTTGTGCAAGATGTTGAGATGCTTCATGTTTTGAGCAAAGTTTTCTGAGGCACTATCTTAACCATTCAGATGATGATCTAGCTAATTAGTTTTGTCCATACTTTAAGGTGGATTCTGGGACAACCCAACCATTCAGATGATGATCTAGCTAATTAGTTTTGTCCATACTTTAAGGTGGATTCTGGGACAACCCTGAGCCCAGCAAACCCAAGCCAGCAAGTGGCAGGACCCCCACCAAACCCAACAACCCAAACCAGAACCACAACCGAGGTGGTGGGCCAGCAGGGGCACCACAGCACAACAACAGTACAAGTACCCGGGTcagcaagaagaagaataaggatgagagtgaCATGGTGAAGAAGTTGTTCACTGAGAATGTTTCCCAGGCAGACAATTTCACTCAGTGGTGTAAATCTTCACTTAACACCATGAAGGTTCATGCTTCTATTGACAGTAagttgatgtgtttttttttatttgttcgtaTGTTATGAGTGACTGGTTTGTAAACATTTAGTGGGTCTTGTGAGCTGTGATGAGAAAGACAGTGAGGAGGGCTGTGGTGAGAGCTTTATGGGATTGACCAAGTTGGGGGgaaaaatgcaataataatTTCATACAATGCTAACACGATAATTCATCAAATTCTCAAAACTGACATGTGCTTTTGAGGCATATATTTCCACCATTAATTGTCCAATTTTGATGACAAGGGAATTAAAATTCCTAAAATTGGTGACTATTTTGATTGAGTatttagggattttttttttttttttagcttaacCTTGAGGATTTTTTTCTTAGCAGGCAATGAAACCAAAAATTAAAATTGTCACTGCTATCAAAgtgtcacaagaaaaaaaacaaaacatggaaaaatctaaacctcaattttcttttattttcattaaaaaaTTTAAACTTTGCTACAAATTTAATTAAACAACTTCTCTAAAGGAACTTGATAGCTCACAAAAAAATTGGTGGTTTGGTTCAtaagtaacaaaaatataaattaaattaaatatgaTAGGCTGTGATGAGTGACTGGTTCACTAACATACTGTGGGAAACCTACTGTGAGTCTGTgagctgagagagggagaggtatatatatatatatatatatatatatatatatatatatatatatatatatatatatatatatatatatccctagGAGGGGAATAAACCGGATGTCTGCCTGTTATATAGGTAGGTCTTCACTTCCTTGAGCACATGCCTGTTAGTTTTCTAGTGATTTTAGCTCCACAACTGCCAATGTATGaggtaaagaacaagaaagcaCTAATGAAATGTATCCTTTCAGTTCCAACCTTTGTAACCTTCCTGGCGGAGGTTGAGTCCCCTTATGAAGTGCACGACTACATTCGCTCCTACCTTGGGGACAgcaaggaggtgagggagtttGCCAAGCAGTATTTGGAGCGGCGCAGCAAAGCTCGCAACGCTCAGAAGGAgcgggaggtggaggatgacatCCTGGCGCCGGCACCAGCTGTCAACCCCACTACCTCAGAGTTCCAAGAGGTCAAGGTGAGCATCACAACAGCTGAATAATTAAACGCAATTGTTATGCATGTGTGACTTTGGCAAATCACAAATTGTTTTGAGTTGGGCAGATTTCATACATAATATCAGTGTTCATTATCAAAACACCTTCACCACTTGTTTGGGCAGGACATGAGCAGTAGCTTGCAGTGTTGTCATTATCATAACAAAATtagttttaggaaattatgGTAAAGTTTAAGGTTTATGATTAAGGAAAGCCATCTGAATAATTAGttgcctcattttcttcctcctcttgttcattGCACTTCATCATTCTTGCTGAAAAACTAGCTCGTACCTTGGTGTTGGCTGACTAACACACATCCCTCACAGGCCCGCAGCAGGAAGGCAAACAAAAAGAAGATGCAGAAGGTGGACAGCAGCATACTTGGCTTCAATGTGACCT carries:
- the LOC135110287 gene encoding GRB10-interacting GYF protein 2-like isoform X5, with protein sequence MLALFNKHQSPPDGMQALGSLYVDKAQEPLAFIPMNEEEQRMWQRGVNSDVVLRQAGRAPVNGVGRGRGGSVDRGRGRGRGTASYYTRGLSYDEEVEPRGHKEGGPPGIGIRSKPYERSQSVHEQRPWSERAPAGTVPGVGVVPEDRNGAVSPRKEQGRASTENWRSRAGENDDSERWRGVGGGRSEKWGPRGWRERENGLEGDWEEGLGRGSTRGMPASSRGMRQPWDEKDGHFRKSWDEDNLPEWYIVRATENSDEKGGSFDASGAFHGPGSGWSDEEEPTAEGRGCGPGRPRQKSSSPDKGILPENSATDKAEAGKGQDDSESLEEKAQKKGIEEEPQPRHSPMNNGMDPAQALHPPIDSIPSEVHFFNIYGSTTEESQGREENRGSPNEMEPGNVIPEAMMNGVASEEESSGREAPAPPPFQGGVGPVPVPVPVQAQNSEGPEPVPGLGREHQGEEEKLEHMQSVADDLVAKLVEEDDPRPRSNPPNPGVTPPGQMGPMPEPAPHPTHTATEDKWYYTDPQGEIQGPFSSNDMAEWYKAGYFTPSLLLKRDCDDQFAQLGDLTRVFGRVPFIPGPPVPPLKLPELLAAQKQQAERERLELLQTYMLQKQVYQQQIAARQQVLQKLQSLEEWSTLNPIQQQQLFMQHMMTMFPGHPPIPPTVPPSTAIPQTTQVSAPIPDPRIVAGPDPRILPGPAGPPSSKPQDPIQALVAQMQTNSITNNTAMTSSCEGLLTSQLTATSMAAENPLQKLLMQLQRGQQPGMGPMGGGPVGGGALGVGMAGAAGGVGGVTAPSVATPPTTVPTIEKPPEQQFDAIQSLMQQLTNMQTPAQDQIQQEEQRRRDEDQKRIEEERKLLEDQKRAEEERIKIEELRLKEELKRQEEQRRSLEALRRQHEEEAQRLEEERRKIMEEQIRRQEEMRRIEEEKVRKEEEQKKLKDQQMNEAKRRQEEQLRRQEEHRRQQQQQQQQQQQQQQQQQQQHQQQQQQQQQHQQQQQPQHQQQQQQQQQQQQQQLLQQQQQQQLLQQKQQEEAAKRKEEARRQEELRRQQEEERKRQEEERRRREEEEEEARQQAQIQEEMRRIALEEERRHMQQVEEEERQRQAEEEDRRHQHLLHLKNILPAWNTQNPAPAPEAAPAPSLADIQRAQEEKERREREVELQMQQQRQRDAQRQAAEEARQKNSGLKWAAKAQANPAPAPVKSLLEIQAEEEKELKKRQEKEAAERAAAVSHMSLGAAGVWGSAMSNLSWASRASTVGTTAASHQSSQQWGGNSGGQSAGGGLWNNTSQPAAVTTSNPGQSVWNNDHSSIWNHADNSSSTGGFWDNPEPSKPKPASGRTPTKPNNPNQNHNRGGGPAGAPQHNNSTSTRVSKKKNKDESDMVKKLFTENVSQADNFTQWCKSSLNTMKVHASIDIPTFVTFLAEVESPYEVHDYIRSYLGDSKEVREFAKQYLERRSKARNAQKEREVEDDILAPAPAVNPTTSEFQEVKARSRKANKKKMQKVDSSILGFNVTSNERINVGEREYAE